Part of the Ascaphus truei isolate aAscTru1 unplaced genomic scaffold, aAscTru1.hap1 HAP1_SCAFFOLD_2458, whole genome shotgun sequence genome is shown below.
gctcatacaatatatatatatatatatatatatatatatattggttgacaaatcaccaaaaaatctactcgccacacaaaaaaatctactcgccacctagtaccaaacgtgtgctgcttgggccaatatttactcgcccgggggttaaatccactcgcccggggcgagcaaatgtataggtttgtcgaacactgtgtgtgtgtgtgtgtgtgtgtgtgtgtatatatgtcatttcccagaatcccttgctgcagtggaagcgctgtatgctgggtgacaatggggaaagacagggttgcagacctgtctaagacatgcaaatgaacatacagtaatatttacagttgctttatgctttactgtggagggtttttgtcacttttttttacccaccataaccttaatagtgatTACCTAgcctagtctcaaacctgctttgccattaagaccaacctcacactgatgatacccatcaaggttgaaacatgtctgtgagtgggtttaatggctttgcatctcatcccagcctctgtctgaaagctgtgtttaaaacagcatgcattggcttgaggattggcttgtgtaatacgagcttgagacaaaaggtggcactgagtgctcatttgcatgtcatttcccagaatcccttgctgcagtggaagcgctgtatgctgggtgacaatggggaaagacagggttgcagacctgtctaagacatgcaaatgaacatacagtaatatttacagttgatatatatatatatatatatatatatagtaacatcgccagaagaagagatcagtgtatctcgaaagctcgcacaaataaaagcaattcgttagccacagaacggtatcgtctattaatttttgattattaagctcacctaacacggcacacacacacacacacacccacccaacaccaccaccaccaccaccaccaccaccaccaccaccaccaccaccaccaccaccaccccccccccccccatgctgtaaAAAGAAAGGCTTCTGTTTTTCATGCTCTGACTACAGTATGTGAAACTGCAGTTAATACGGGAGAAACTTTCAAACTTACACTCCTCCGAAATCAACATAGAGCCATCTCTGCAAGAGTTCATAGGTAACCAGGGTGACACCAAACTGAGGCGAAGATCTGAACACTCGAGCTGTTGAACACATCAGACAAATTTGTTAATGAATGTATCATCATTCCCACGGGAGGGGCCAGAAGTGAAGAAGATAACCCCCATTGCTGTGGCCAGGCTACATTCTTAAATATACAGTACCGATTCCAATTActagcatacatttttttttatactgatCGCATATTTTATTGTGAAGTGCCTAACTAATGTTTTTAATGAGAAAAACAACACATTCAGGAGTGTATCCACGTGTCACACACTGGCAGGATCCCAGGTGAGcaaatacatttgtatttgtgTATACAAATAAGCACATTAGATGTGTGAGGCTGGTAAGTCTGTGGCTCCTCTCTATGAAACCTCCCAATGTAGGTTACATTAAAAGGAAATCCCTTGGGAAGATGTCTAAGTGCTTTCAATGTTTTTCAAATGCATGTTACGATATAGTCAGAGCAAAAAAGGGTTAGGGTTACTAACTAAACATTTACTAAGGTGAAGCCGAGATACTCAGAACTTTCTTTATTAATAACTACTGTAGGAATGATCGGTGAGGAACTGCAGACTTTTTAACATATCGCATGAAAAAAGAGGTAATTTTCAGTTCCTCTGCCCATCCTGGAAGAACGTCTCCCTTAATGTAGTACTGTATACTGCTTACTTTACACAATTAATAGTCAAACATTGTAAAGTTGTATATGCTTATATGCACATATTCAATAGGAGTAATGTTTTCCTCTGATCAGATAAACATTTGTAAACAGTGTGTCATCAATTCACCAGATTAGCGATTAGTCAATTGTTTCAAACAATGTTTGCATGAAATAAGTAAATGAGCTCTTCTTCGCTTTCATATAAGGCATATAGGTAGTACAGCTGAAGGGAACGGAATATTAGTGATCCAAAAGAATGATTTGGCCTATTAATACAAGCCAGTAGTGAGGAGCTAGTTCTTACCCCCAGCTCCCTTCCACAGTGCCTTCGATCCTTCCTCTTTGAGGATCTTTCTAAAGCAGTCGATAACTCCACTGTATGTTGTCTGACCAGCTCGAGCCGCCACTTGCAGTCTTGTCTTGATGACATCGGCAGGGGTTACTAAGGAAGCTGCAGGCACCCCTTTAAACAGAAAAGAACGGTGAATTCACACCCAGCCCTAGATGTACTAAACTTTGATATGGATATTCCCATGTGTTAatggtgaaaaatatatatatttacagccgCAATTACTAAAAGTTTAACTCTTAAATAACAGTGATAACGCTCATTTCATCGCAGTGATCAGCTTGGGCTGCATTTCCGTCAGGAACGCTAATTAGCTTGCAAATGAGTATGCATAATCTAATTGGATATGCAAGAGCGTTCCATTTTACGACAGTACCGCAAATATATGCTGCTCGCTAAACTCCGGTACTTGGCGATATTGGGTTACCGCCAAAAATTATCACCAATTTTTAATCACCTACCCCAGGCTGGCGTAGGCCGATCTTGCCTATTTATATAATGGCCACTGTAGACATAGGCAACATAAGACTAGCCAACCTAGAATAGATGCTAAAAAAATACATCATATTAGCGGAATTCCACTGCAATGCAGAGGGACGTCACTGAAGCAGACAGACAACAGGCTGTACTATAGGTGCCGCCAGCACAGAGGCACACCGATTAACGGGGGATAAAAGATTTCTCCGTAACCGGAGAAACACCAGGACTCTGATCACACGAGCTACACTTTAAGACGCTCATTATTGAGTGCACTATCTTCATCAATTTTATATTTACTCTTTCAttgttataaaaatgtgttatattTTAAGGTGTTTTGTCTGTAGCGCTTCCCTTTACACTTATGGGGGAtgtaaaactatatatataaatatacacacacacacacacacacagaacaatagGGGACGCAGCGCACAGCCGAGCAGCAGAAGGTGGGGTGTACTACTTAgatgcaaaaataataataaagaaaatataGGTACTCCAATATTGCTCAATAACTTTACTGTATTTGACGTTTCCGCTGCCTTTATtaagaatatatactgtatatatgaaaaGTCGTATGATCCAGTGCACTATATAAAGAGACATTTTCCACCAACACGCTTCACATTTGTCCGGTAGATCTACTTTTTATTCACCATATTACGTGCTTGTTAGGTTTTCAAAACACCCCATGCAGGAAATACATTACGGTTAATTGATCTGTAAATTGATTGATATGCTTGTGTCACACTCAAAGGAGCCGTGAATGGCTTATCTTTGGTACATCCGCAATGACAGATTAGTGGTGAAGGACAGAGCTATAATGTGTGATGGTCTTTTGTTAGCTGCCCATGATTATGGGGCTAAATCATTTCTTTTACTAAGTGTGGATTGTACTTGCTTGCAGGATTTCTGTTACTAAACTGAAATGAAGAAAAACGCAGTTTCCATCGCTAAACGGCAGATGAATAGGTTGCTTTGCAGTCAGAAGTTACAATGCCACTTCTATTACTGGTCAGCAGGAAGCAAAGCCGCTGCATCCTGCCAAGAGCTGAAAGCTTCGCCTTGGGCATGAGGTGGCTTTTGCCCTGCTGTGCCTTGGAGTCAGGATGTCCCAATGTTAGAGCACAATGTGTTTTATATAAGCACAAACACTAATGACTGCACCAATTGGTCCTCAAATGTACCCTCTTTGCTAGGCACTGATAGTACTAAATATACTTACATTTAATTCACCCATATGTCTCCCAACCCACCACTTATACAGACTGCGCAACACATGCCCGCTCATTTCTGTGAGATGTGCGAGGACAATTAGGGACATCTCTTAATTTTGCAATGACTTGTATTAAAGTGACGCCACTTTCAAGAGGAATCAGCAAACTGTTACATTTTCCACTACGAGTCTGGGGATCTAgctaataaataaactaatgctAACCCAGTGTTACTCCTTCAACTGTCTATGGCTAAAGTTTTATGCCCGTTAGTTCTAATGGTATGCATAAGAGGTGTTCCCCCTACCATATCCGCTAAAGGCCAATCAGGATAACGCAGGGAATTAACATTAGGTTAAGGTGGTGCTTTTTCCAGTAAGACCCTGAAATGTGCGTCCACACGTCCTATTGTACTAGAGTGCCAAATTATTCCccaacacacctttatacaatacATGGAGAGATACcagtgcacaaaaaggaacacacctgagaaAAATGCTAATTATATTCAAATTATTTACAttaacatatttcccaggtatctcaggtgtgttcctttttgtgcactggtgtctctccacatgttgtataaaggtgtgtctGTGTAGGTATAAGTCATTTGAGACCTCTAATAAAATAGGTCTTGGTCTCTATGCAAACTAGTGTGAATTTAATCTGCTGTTAGTTAAACaatggccattgtttttgcatataaatacatttatggaTGGGCATTAAACGCAGGGAAAATAACATTAGTCATTTAGATAACCTCACATTATTTGTCCTGATTTAACGGACCTTAGAGTATCTGGCtcataatatttattatatttgaatacaaatatacaaaaaaaaaggaatataGATCAAAACTGAATTTGCAACATACGAAACACACAGCACAATCAAAAACCAAGAAGGACCTAATAGATTATATAATGatatataatttttaaaaaaaagagagatggAACCGTGACCATCCAGTGTCCTACCCACAAAACATGGGATCCGCCATAATTATTCTCTCATCTCCTGAAATGATCCCTAAGGGAGTCAAACCTGTGCACACTGTAAACCTTTATCTTGCAGTTCTGCTGCCTTTTTATCTAATTCCATACATCTCCAATCTCTTCCAAGCAGCAGTAAATAAACGTGTagtcaatattttttatttttttagtgagTAAACATCCTTAATTAAGAAAAGGGTCCAAGGGCTCAACCGGAGTTTCAAGCCAGTGGTACCTCTTATGTGAGATTGACTATCCAACCAAAAGATCAAAATAACTGACCTTTTCCACCAAATATGGGTCATACTTCCCTCTCGACCAAGGGTGGACAATTGTAGTCCtgaagggccgccaacaggtcaggttttaagactatccctgcttcagcacagttggctcagtctttgactgagccactgattgaaccacctgtgctgaagcagggatagccttaaaaatgacctgttggtggcccttgaggactggagttggccaaccgaGTTCTAATTTCTCTAACATAATTCTGACCCAGTGCCATGGATTGCCCCAATTTTTTACAGGGGTTAGGTACCATCTGTATGAATTCGTTTAACTATTCTCCTTaataatactgtacctgaaattGATGCCTGGGAAACTGAATCCCAAATCCCATAGGGGGATTATGCATTAAGcagtgatagtgccgatcggggcactatcgcacggaaactcccatATTGGCTTCAATAAACCGCCCGTCTCAACATAGTGTGCCAACTATCTACAATGAACCCACTCAGATGTCAAAACTAAAAAACTTCTTAAAAGGAAGTAAATTACCTAAATTTGCCTGATTTTAAAAAACTCACCTAATTTAGACACCCCCGTCTCATACCAGAATTTAACATAATTGAAACCAGAAACAGAGCAACTTGTGAAAATAGTGGTAACACAGGTTACAGGAATGGGATTAGATGCCCGAGATCGGGTTGAGTAATCTGGTTCCAAACATCAAGGGAAAGTTTAAGGATTGGATTATCATAAAGTCTGTGTGTTCGATCTTTCTTACAAAGTCTCAAAAAGCTTGCTAAAGATGCTCATCATTCTCCATGATTTTTATCCACACCTCTTGGCCCCCAGCAAACTTTTCGCTAATTGGCGATAGCGAGTGCATATTATAGTTATGGTTAAGATAGACCAAATTATAATGTTACTGTCTTTGGAGTGGGAGAACTTGCTTCAAACATATTTGCTGGGTCTTTGTAAACTTTGGCAAGTCACTTCAAACCAAACGTTAGACTCATCTATCTAAATGCAATACGCTCATCATCATCCTTTTGTACAGTGTATTATTAATGGCTTCTTTATCGCACTGACGCAGTGGTACGCGTGACGGGTTTACATGGAAAGAATGCGAGCATTTACAATCTAAACAGGGTAGTAGGAGACAAAGAGAATTAcatgtgtgcatacagtataacagTGACGGTGCAAATAAATTCAGAGAGGGTGTTTCCTGTAGATTAAGaatgaaagaagagagagagaggaaatacAACAAGTAGCTTAGAACTTGAAGAGAGTATGCATTTTGCATCAGTGAAACTGGACGGCTTGCTTGAGGAGGTGGATTTTACGACATTATATTATTTGTACAGTGTTGTGTATATTATTAGCACAActtaaaaatctatttttttttattattacgtattaacattaaaatgtattataaaaTGTGCAACAATAAATGGTGTTCCATGCAAGGTACCTTTAAAAACTGATAACTCATGGGTATCTCCGACAGCTgatacatctcagatgcactgaccttggcccattgcagacgcacttaccagaacaccctcctactgcctcttaaattctccctaattaccacataaattgtaagctctccagggcaggggcTCCttatcctaatgttacttttatgtctgaagcgcttattcccattgtgttgtaatattgtcacgtgtattactgctgtgaaacgctatgtacctggatggcgctatataaataaaaatatacatacatcataataataactttatttaatctagcgcttttctcccagtgggactcTAAGCACTTTTACTCAATTACAGTATATTGCGCAGTACTCAGCACATAGGAAATTGTACAAAGTCCCTTCTCAgatgagcttgcaatctatatctatatcttggtgactgcggcacagggagacaaggtgacttccccaaggtcacaagaagctgacaatgcaaattgaaccaggttccactgatatcaaactcagtgtcattgtttacagtcagtgtctttactcactgagtcattCTTATGTTCTGTAGCATGTTGTAGGGTTCAGCCTCACTATTCTAGTTACAGATAATCGTTGATCCTGAGCAGAAGCTTTATAGTTCTTAACTGTTTCTTCCACTGATCTCAAGTTCTCAGAACAAGCTGTTGACAGAAGCCTTACTCAGATGGACAGATATATTATGGCTCCAAGTTGCAGAATGCCATTAAGctgtttacatcagttatgctaaTGTAATTAGCTCTCATTAAAACTACGACATCACCCACCGAGAGAATATATTTACAACTCCTTGGTGGTGACTGATACTGCTTTTGTGTAAACGGGCTGATGAGAACAATTTTCATGTTCTctattaacaacaacaaaaagtaaTCTTGCCACAAAATGCTATAAATATAACCTTACCTGCAATAGCACCAGCTGTCAGGAGCTGAAACGCCCCCACATGACCATGCTCATCAGCAAAGAGTCCCTTGCAGTGCGCATAAGCTGGAAAGTAGATGGCAGAGAAAGGGACGTCTCTCAGGAAACAGGCTTTGGCACCCTACAATAATAACACATTGTATCAATACAGAGACTTGCAGGGAGATAGGACAATGCTATTTTGGATCAAAATTGACACAAAGAAATTCAGTTTCATCTTTAATTCAAAAACGTGTGCAAGTCCCCTCAGGGCTGACATCACTTTACTAAAAGTGAAAATCCCCAAGCAGGGCTCCATAGTACTTACTCTACATATCTACATtattgcagacatgtctaagacatgtgaatatgctcacaagcgatatttttatttgctatacagtggagggttttatgtcacccttttcacccaccataacttatctaatATCTATATTACGTAGGGCTGCCagggtggcttctccaaaaatactggacacaatggtgaaaggtgcgacacgctcgagacacacacacacacacacacacacacacacacacacacacacacacacacacacacacacacacacacacacacacacacacacacacacacacacacacacacataccatgctgtttcctcctcgcCTTGGCCGcatcccaggctcctgacacctcgtcctgattggctgcattacccagcagcaaccaatcaggatggaggaagctgcccagccctccCTGTTCAGGGATGTCCCACGGCCCCCCTAACCGGTCAAGTCACTATGTCCAGTGAgctaataccagacacatacatgtccagtattacctctcatttttcactgggcagagtgtccaaatacaggacagtccggttcaatactggatggatacctggcaaccctaaattaTTGCGCATGAACCGCAGTTTTAAAAACTCTTTTAGCAGTAGAGAGGCTAGAAAGGACAGTGCAAAGCAACATGTTAAATGTCCATCTGGTGGTGGAAAAGTGAAATAAACCCATATGTTTGATATCATAGTCCTATTTCACGATTAGGTATCAGAGGGAAATAA
Proteins encoded:
- the LOC142481180 gene encoding electrogenic aspartate/glutamate antiporter SLC25A12, mitochondrial-like; translation: MQKDLKLKDLKISFKRPDRMVHFFLQAGGSQVIFTNPLEIVKIRLQVAGEISTGPRVSALTVLRDLGFFGLYKGAKACFLRDVPFSAIYFPAYAHCKGLFADEHGHVGAFQLLTAGAIAGVPAASLVTPADVIKTRLQVAARAGQTTYSGVIDCFRKILKEEGSKALWKGAGARVFRSSPQFGVTLVTYELLQRWLYVDFGGVKPAGAEPAPKTRISDLPPANPDHIGGYRLATATFAGIENKFGLYLPKFRSPGVAAP